From a region of the Penaeus vannamei isolate JL-2024 chromosome 2, ASM4276789v1, whole genome shotgun sequence genome:
- the LOC113827944 gene encoding uncharacterized protein: protein MTMENHSLDRKQLQGLLQQDLWMQHIPLPRILDLIIQVLSKNGEGKSVQIDTLEALLPHLCFALPPVGHNCTKLLKTLPQSSSVWKKLEEGLKDGKHLPVEVVAFLYESHPSTLEREMFRILGQYAEKAHHVDQLEESLHALFELSPGTGRGSNEYGYVEKHDIAGNLWSESAVIPAAVFSSSVFNICFRILCRICVDTKFSINLTVASRDFFTHLNKHNLKGELYELFPSSIQHIVFLLTMPTAVYRTSEHLKAIEDSLQGMLEEGSHTHSLVHCLLCFFPQWLSLLAKREFFNLNLRKCHCFI from the exons ATGACGATGGAGAACCACAGTCTGGACAGGAAGCAATTGCAG GGGTTACTTCAGCAAGATCTGTGGATGCAACACATTCCTCTGCCAAGAATCTTGGATCTGATAATCCAGGTGTTAAGtaaaaatggagaggggaagagtgtgcAGATAGATACGTTAGAAGCTCTTCTGCCACACCTCTGTTTTGCATTGCCTCCTGTTGGCCATAACTGTACTAAGCTGCTGAAAACTTTACCAca aagTAGTTCAGTTTGGAAGAAATTGGAAGAGGGATTAAAAGATGGAAAGCATTTGCCAGTGGAGGTTGTGGCATTTTTGTATGAAAGTCATCCCTCAACACTTGAAAGAGAAATGTTTCGAATTCTCGGCCAATATGCAGAGAAGGCTCATCATGTAGACCAACTTGAAGAAAGTCTTCATGCTTTGTTTGAATTAAGTCCAGGAACTGGGAGGGGAAGTAATGAATATGGTTATGTAGAAAAACACGATATTGCTGGTAATTTGTGGTCAGAGAGTGCGGTGATACCAGCTGCAGTTTTCAGTTCATCAGTTTTCAATATCTGCTTTAGGATATTATGTAGAATATGTGTAGATACTAAGTTTTCCATAAACCTCACAGTGGCTAGCAGAGATTTTTTTACACACCTCAACAAACATAATTTAAAAGGAGAATTATATGAACTTTTTCCTAGTAGCATTCAACATATTGTGTTCCTTCTGACAATGCCGACAGCTGTATACAGAACATCAGAACATTTGAAAGCTATTGAGGATAGTCTCCAAGGCATGCTAGAGGAAGGcagtcacacacactcccttGTCCACTGCTTACTCTGTTTTTTTCCTCAGTGGCTTTCTTTACTAGCCAAGAGAGAATTTTTCAATCTAAATCTCAGAAAATGTCACTGTTTTATTTGA
- the BicD gene encoding protein bicaudal D isoform X2: MAETLESIDNLKQELERLNLELDQTSSEKNQAAQYGLVLLEEKESLQTRLEDLEALYENTKHELDNTREALAKFQTTHRVATASGIETEESLLSESAARETSLNSQIIELELEAKQCRAELERVQSEKSRYYTELHELLKDKDISDHEKKQLRTELKDLKFRETRLFQDYAELEDENITLQKQISNLKSSQVEFEGAKHEIRRLQEETDVLNSQVEELANLKKIAERQMEEALESLQAEREAKYALKKELDARMNSESMYNLSNLAMSMKLSDFGESDGEDDTPVLRRLESELMSAGGGSAETLGGDLFSEIHLNELRKLEKKLEEAEHEKSQLTTNLKESQEGLEKTRQELDAQHARVSHLLGHISALVKLHDQENPSQMNADDSAMLVSFLEKQKSRYQVAAKEINELKKSMAEIQSSETAGASDAVQQLRNEVGTLRARLVDAEQKSMDLGNDVNILSQMLNSREGSLSITQNDLGSISEMLAQLYHHVCTVNGETPSRVLLDHSKQGHHTEKSSDGEDQKVSSPTQITTMLENLKNKLRTDVPLTDFDDSSDPKDVRNTIDTIQDQIRHLKKAVEHTIELSKEKGHFRESASSDSGLSESEVQELQEQVIKLKSLLSTKREQIATLRTVLKANKQTAEVALSNLKSKYETEKSIVSETMMKLRNELRLLKEDAATFSSLRAMFAARCEEYVTQLDEVQRQLVAAEEEKKTLNSLLRMAIQQKLALTQRLEDMECDRERFNMRKHPGSRGRAYSSRFNNQPHASPSQHHYQRRDNY, translated from the exons ATGGCCGAGACGCTGGAGTCCATCGACAACCTCAAGCAGGAGCTGGAGAGGTTGAACTTGGAATTAGACCAGACGAGCAGCGAGAAAAACCAGGCGGCTCAGTACGGGTTGGTGCtgctggaggaaaaggagagcctGCAGACGAGACTCGAGGATTTGGAGGCGCTCTACGAGAACACCAAACATGAACTCGACAACAcgagagag GCCTTAGCCAAGTTCCAGACAACACACCGAGTGGCCACTGCTAGTGGAATTGAAACTGAAGAGAGCCTGCTGTCAGAATCGGCTGCCAGGGAGACCTCTCTGAACTCCCAGATCATCGAGCTTGAACTTGAAGCGAAACAG TGCCGAGCTGAGCTAGAACGTGTGCAGAGTGAAAAAAGCCGTTACTACACAGAACTTCATGAGCTCCTCAAGGATAAAGATATAAGTGATCATGAGAAGAAACAGCTTAGAACAGAACTCAAAGACCTCAAGTTCCGAGAGACGAGGCTCTTCCAGGACTATGCAGAGCTTGAAGATGAGAACATTACGCTACAAAAGCAGATCTCTAACCTCAA GTCGTCACAAGTTGAATTTGAAGGAGCCAAACATGAGATCCGACGCCTTCAGGAAGAGACGGATGTGCTCAACTCGCAGGTGGAGGAGCTTGCTAACCTCAAGAAGATTGCAGAGAGGCAGATGGAAGAAGCACTTGAGTCATTGCAAGCTGAGAGGGAGGCAAAGTATGCTCTCAAGAAGGAACTGGATGCCAGGATGAATTCTGAGTCCATGTACAACCTCTCCAACCTGGCCATGAGCATGAAACTCTCAG ATTTTGGTGAGAGCGATGGCGAAGACGATACTCCTGTTCTTAGGAGGTTAGAATCAGAGCTGATGAGTGCTGGAGGAGGATCAGCTGAGACTCTAGGGGGAGATCTGTTCTCTGAAATCCATTTGAATGAGCTTCGGAAGTTGGAGAAGAAGCTTGAGGAG GCGGAACATGAGAAGAGTCAGCTTACTACCAACCTGAAAGAGAGTCAGGAAGGCTTGGAGAAGACCCGTCAGGAGCTAGATGCACAGCATGCCAGAGTGTCACATCTTCTGGGGCATATCTCTGCTCTAGTAAAGCTGCATGATCAGGAAAATCCTAGCCAG ATGAATGCTGATGATTCAGCTATGTTGGTGAGCTTTTTGGAGAAGCAAAAGTCAAGGTATCAAGTTGCAGCCAAAGAGATCAATGAACTCAAAAAGAGCATGGCAGAAATTCAGAGTTCTGAAACTGCAGGAGCAAGTGATGCTGTTCAGCAACTTCGTAATGAAGTTGGAACACTACGTGCAAGG cTGGTGGATGCTGAACAGAAGTCCATGGATCTGGGCAATGATGTGAACATCCTGAGCCAGATGCTTAACAGCCGAGAGGGTTCACTCTCAATCACACAAAATGATCTAGG GAGTATCAGTGAAATGCTTGCACAGCTGTATCACCATGTGTGCACAGTCAATGGGGAAACCCCATCAAGGGTACTTCTTGATCACAGTAAACAGGGACATCACACAGAGAAGAGTTCTG atGGAGAGGACCAAAAAGTATCTTCACCAACACAGATTACAACAATGCTGGAGAATCTAAAGAACAAGTTGCGAACAGATGTTCCTCTGACAGATTTT GATGATTCTAGTGATCCAAAAGATGTCCGCAATACGATAGATACCATCCAAGATCAGATCAGACATCTGAAGAAGGCTGTGGAACATACTATAGAATTAAGCAAGGAGAAGGGACACTTCAGGGAGAGTGCATCATCTGATA GTGGTCTTAGTGAAAGTGAAGTACAGGAACTTCAAGAGCAGGTGATCAAACTGAAGTCCTTGCTCTCCACTAAGAGGGAACAGATTGCCACGCTTCGCACCGTACTGAAGGCCAACAAGCAGACTGCAGAG GTGGCACTGTCCAATCTGAAGTCCAAGTATGAAACAGAAAAGAGCATAGTCTCAGAAACAATGATGAAACTTCGCAACGAACTGCGTCTCTTGAAGGAAGATGCTGCTACATTCtcca GTCTCCGTGCTATGTTTGCTGCACGTTGTGAGGAGTATGTAACACAGTTAGACGAGGTGCAACGTCAGTTAGTGGCAgctgaagaggagaaaaagacacTAAACTCTTTGCTACGAATGGCCATCCAGCAGAAGCTAGCTCTGACTCAGAGACTGGAAGATATGGAGTGTGACAGAGAAAG GTTCAACATGCGAAAGCATCCTGGGAGCAGGGGTAGAGCTTACAGTTCCAGATTTAACAACCAGCCACATGCTTCTCCATCGCAACATCATTACCAACGCAGAGATAATTATTGA
- the LOC113827927 gene encoding uncharacterized protein, protein MDSWGILAALAVAVGAAAGEICQGEECMRDLRIQRLKYFFDGVTPTSQDPPVTVKDVGQYVTHKISDLIKGFSFGQSQSDEQVGGRQERQYYGSTGYGNYYGNTGYGLYGGSSSSTSYNGLDAALSALAFLAFGVWLFNLVLPKLQGADLDLGGLGRTSALRQEAGRDAFGALSTLATTQDLINNIFGQGKAQSSRQLLQNWFGEQLLSTAENAFLSVIHYFSDPPTGHRSSVRRQESSSNRRTSRSRPGGAPGVQGKLQDAITYLANMLSASPSEHRFPASPRKETSDL, encoded by the exons ATGGACTCCTGGGGGATCCTCGCGGCGCTCGCGGTGGCGGTGGGAGCCGCGGCAGGAGAAATTTGTCAGGGCGAGGAGTGCATGAGAGACCTTAGGATACAGCGATTGAAATATTTCTTCGACGGCGTCACGCCAACTTCACAGGACCCGCCTGTCACCGTGAAGGACGTGGGTCAGTATGTAACACACAAGATTAGCGATCTTATCAAAGGGTTCAGCTTTGGTCAGAGTCAAAGCGATGAACAAGTCGGTGGAAGACAGGAGCGGCAGTATTACGGCTCGACGGGATACGGCAATTATTACGGCAACACAGGCTACGGTCTGTATGGAGGTAGTAGTTCCAGCACGTCATACAATGGCTTGGACGCTGCACTGTCTGCTCTTGCCTTCCTTGCTTTTGGTGTCTGGCTGTTCAACCTCGTGCTTCCAAAACTCCAGGGGGCCGACCTAGACctaggagggttagggaggacGTCTGCTCTCCGTCAGGAAGCGGGCAGGGACGCCTTTGGAGCGTTAAGCACTCTAGCCACCACTCAAGATCTTATAAATAATATCTTCGGCCAAGGAAAAGCCCAGAGTAGCAGGCAGCTTTTACAAAACTGGTTCGGCGAGCAGCTCTTAAGCACAGCAGAAAATGCCTTTTTGTCGGTAATCCACTATTTCTCGGATCCTCCCACTGGCCACAGGTCCTCAGTGAGGAGACAGGAGTCCTCCAGCAACAGAAGGACGAGTCGCAGCCGCCCTGGGGGCGCCCCGGGAGTTCAAGGAAAGCTCCAGGACGCGATCACATACCTCGCCAACATGCTTTCAGCGTCGCCCTCTGAACACCGGTTTCCTGCGTCGCCGAGAAAG gaaACATCGGATCTTTAA
- the BicD gene encoding protein bicaudal D isoform X1: MAETLESIDNLKQELERLNLELDQTSSEKNQAAQYGLVLLEEKESLQTRLEDLEALYENTKHELDNTREALAKFQTTHRVATASGIETEESLLSESAARETSLNSQIIELELEAKQCRAELERVQSEKSRYYTELHELLKDKDISDHEKKQLRTELKDLKFRETRLFQDYAELEDENITLQKQISNLKSSQVEFEGAKHEIRRLQEETDVLNSQVEELANLKKIAERQMEEALESLQAEREAKYALKKELDARMNSESMYNLSNLAMSMKLSGSTDFGESDGEDDTPVLRRLESELMSAGGGSAETLGGDLFSEIHLNELRKLEKKLEEAEHEKSQLTTNLKESQEGLEKTRQELDAQHARVSHLLGHISALVKLHDQENPSQMNADDSAMLVSFLEKQKSRYQVAAKEINELKKSMAEIQSSETAGASDAVQQLRNEVGTLRARLVDAEQKSMDLGNDVNILSQMLNSREGSLSITQNDLGSISEMLAQLYHHVCTVNGETPSRVLLDHSKQGHHTEKSSDGEDQKVSSPTQITTMLENLKNKLRTDVPLTDFDDSSDPKDVRNTIDTIQDQIRHLKKAVEHTIELSKEKGHFRESASSDSGLSESEVQELQEQVIKLKSLLSTKREQIATLRTVLKANKQTAEVALSNLKSKYETEKSIVSETMMKLRNELRLLKEDAATFSSLRAMFAARCEEYVTQLDEVQRQLVAAEEEKKTLNSLLRMAIQQKLALTQRLEDMECDRERFNMRKHPGSRGRAYSSRFNNQPHASPSQHHYQRRDNY; encoded by the exons ATGGCCGAGACGCTGGAGTCCATCGACAACCTCAAGCAGGAGCTGGAGAGGTTGAACTTGGAATTAGACCAGACGAGCAGCGAGAAAAACCAGGCGGCTCAGTACGGGTTGGTGCtgctggaggaaaaggagagcctGCAGACGAGACTCGAGGATTTGGAGGCGCTCTACGAGAACACCAAACATGAACTCGACAACAcgagagag GCCTTAGCCAAGTTCCAGACAACACACCGAGTGGCCACTGCTAGTGGAATTGAAACTGAAGAGAGCCTGCTGTCAGAATCGGCTGCCAGGGAGACCTCTCTGAACTCCCAGATCATCGAGCTTGAACTTGAAGCGAAACAG TGCCGAGCTGAGCTAGAACGTGTGCAGAGTGAAAAAAGCCGTTACTACACAGAACTTCATGAGCTCCTCAAGGATAAAGATATAAGTGATCATGAGAAGAAACAGCTTAGAACAGAACTCAAAGACCTCAAGTTCCGAGAGACGAGGCTCTTCCAGGACTATGCAGAGCTTGAAGATGAGAACATTACGCTACAAAAGCAGATCTCTAACCTCAA GTCGTCACAAGTTGAATTTGAAGGAGCCAAACATGAGATCCGACGCCTTCAGGAAGAGACGGATGTGCTCAACTCGCAGGTGGAGGAGCTTGCTAACCTCAAGAAGATTGCAGAGAGGCAGATGGAAGAAGCACTTGAGTCATTGCAAGCTGAGAGGGAGGCAAAGTATGCTCTCAAGAAGGAACTGGATGCCAGGATGAATTCTGAGTCCATGTACAACCTCTCCAACCTGGCCATGAGCATGAAACTCTCAG GAAGCACAGATTTTGGTGAGAGCGATGGCGAAGACGATACTCCTGTTCTTAGGAGGTTAGAATCAGAGCTGATGAGTGCTGGAGGAGGATCAGCTGAGACTCTAGGGGGAGATCTGTTCTCTGAAATCCATTTGAATGAGCTTCGGAAGTTGGAGAAGAAGCTTGAGGAG GCGGAACATGAGAAGAGTCAGCTTACTACCAACCTGAAAGAGAGTCAGGAAGGCTTGGAGAAGACCCGTCAGGAGCTAGATGCACAGCATGCCAGAGTGTCACATCTTCTGGGGCATATCTCTGCTCTAGTAAAGCTGCATGATCAGGAAAATCCTAGCCAG ATGAATGCTGATGATTCAGCTATGTTGGTGAGCTTTTTGGAGAAGCAAAAGTCAAGGTATCAAGTTGCAGCCAAAGAGATCAATGAACTCAAAAAGAGCATGGCAGAAATTCAGAGTTCTGAAACTGCAGGAGCAAGTGATGCTGTTCAGCAACTTCGTAATGAAGTTGGAACACTACGTGCAAGG cTGGTGGATGCTGAACAGAAGTCCATGGATCTGGGCAATGATGTGAACATCCTGAGCCAGATGCTTAACAGCCGAGAGGGTTCACTCTCAATCACACAAAATGATCTAGG GAGTATCAGTGAAATGCTTGCACAGCTGTATCACCATGTGTGCACAGTCAATGGGGAAACCCCATCAAGGGTACTTCTTGATCACAGTAAACAGGGACATCACACAGAGAAGAGTTCTG atGGAGAGGACCAAAAAGTATCTTCACCAACACAGATTACAACAATGCTGGAGAATCTAAAGAACAAGTTGCGAACAGATGTTCCTCTGACAGATTTT GATGATTCTAGTGATCCAAAAGATGTCCGCAATACGATAGATACCATCCAAGATCAGATCAGACATCTGAAGAAGGCTGTGGAACATACTATAGAATTAAGCAAGGAGAAGGGACACTTCAGGGAGAGTGCATCATCTGATA GTGGTCTTAGTGAAAGTGAAGTACAGGAACTTCAAGAGCAGGTGATCAAACTGAAGTCCTTGCTCTCCACTAAGAGGGAACAGATTGCCACGCTTCGCACCGTACTGAAGGCCAACAAGCAGACTGCAGAG GTGGCACTGTCCAATCTGAAGTCCAAGTATGAAACAGAAAAGAGCATAGTCTCAGAAACAATGATGAAACTTCGCAACGAACTGCGTCTCTTGAAGGAAGATGCTGCTACATTCtcca GTCTCCGTGCTATGTTTGCTGCACGTTGTGAGGAGTATGTAACACAGTTAGACGAGGTGCAACGTCAGTTAGTGGCAgctgaagaggagaaaaagacacTAAACTCTTTGCTACGAATGGCCATCCAGCAGAAGCTAGCTCTGACTCAGAGACTGGAAGATATGGAGTGTGACAGAGAAAG GTTCAACATGCGAAAGCATCCTGGGAGCAGGGGTAGAGCTTACAGTTCCAGATTTAACAACCAGCCACATGCTTCTCCATCGCAACATCATTACCAACGCAGAGATAATTATTGA
- the Sse gene encoding separin: MASTLESLTAEILRGMGVGSLSEVAATLPSALTTDVNISAAEMELKAGRIEEAFHQLSLSHSTLLHHRMAQRLHKPNKNRTDDEGYDSDLNSISIDNEKMTLATTKKEGTIDLLQKLPSDWTIVQITSANVGECNLRKIGDHPPTPRLYISRCTCGPQPTIAIQTVAAPRDKGVRGILEEIELIKEENKLINRDFRKQVQKYHAKREELNNRLKCVVKSMEVAWLKHWCCLLPGGLEPRDQQVLKDTIRRILSNYKGCLTENQQLLLQYMISCPIPSEKAGSIEGGSGISLRAGIAVILGESVRSQNVKNLYAAIQSEEASLEQLRRAPRNPVILIIDKSVVTLPWEMMWVMHDQPVTRMPSLRMLVLLYQHHSCRVNSVLVQGVDSSKGFFLVDPDSNLPSTQERVKGPLAETGWQGITARRPTHDEFREAISANDLFVYIGHGSGSQYLPGELVERSECRALALLYGCSSVRLAPRGRIPDPWGVVLNYLIAYCPCVVGMLWDVTDKDTDNLTLEMLRALQGINGVPGSPLANPPSDIPLLVARSRSICRWYLTAAALTVYGLPLHVVNSNSE; this comes from the exons atGGCATCAACCTTGGAAAGTTTGACTGCTGAGATCTTACGAGGTATGGGTGTTGGATCACTTTCTGAAGTAGCAGCAACCTTACCGAGTGCTCTTACAACAG ATGTAAACATCAGTGCTGCTGAAATGGAGCTCAAAGCTGGCCGGATAGAAGAAGCGTTTCACCagctgtctctctcacactcaacTCTCCTTCACCACCGAATGGCACAGCGACTTCATAAACCAAA TAAAAACAGGACAGATGATGAAGGATACGATAGCGATTTGAACTCCATCTCTATTGACAATGAGAAGATGACATTAGCCACCACCAAAAAAGAGGGTACAATTGATTTACTACAAAAACTCCCCTCCG ATTGGACCATAGTACAAATAACATCAGCCAATGTAGGAGAGTGCAATCTTCGAAAAATAGGTGATCATCCTCCAACACCTCGATTATACATATCCCGCTGCACTTGTGGTCCACAGCCTACAATTGCTATACAG ACAGTGGCAGCTCCAAGAGACAAGGGTGTACGAGGGATCTTAGAGGAGATTGAGCTTATTAAAGAGGAGAATAAACTCATTAACCGTGACTTCAGAAAGCAGGTACAGAAATATCATGCCAAGCGGGAGGAGCTGAACAACAGATTAAAG TGTGTTGTAAAGTCTATGGAAGTAGCTTGGCTGAAACACTGGTGCTGCTTGTTGCCTGGAGGTCTGGAGCCCAGAGATCAGCAGGTACTGAAGGACACCATACGTCGTATTTTAAGTAACTACAAGGGGTGTCTAACAGAAAATCAACAGCTTCTACTGCAG TACATGATAAGCTGCCCAATACCATCAGAGAAAGCAGGGAGCATTGAAGGAGGCTCAGGAATAAGCCTGAGAGCTGGCATTGCTGTCATTCTGGGAGAGTCAGTCAGGAGTCAGAATGTGAAGAATTTGTATGCAGCCATCCAGAGTGAGGAGGCATCACTGGAGCAGTTACGTAGAGCTCCAAGAAACCCAGTTATACTTATCATTGACAAG AGTGTTGTGACATTACCTTGGGAGATGATGTGGGTGATGCATGACCAGCCAGTGACAAGGATGCCGAGTCTGAGGATGCTGGTTCTTTTGTATCAG CATCACTCTTGTCGAGTCAATAGTGTCCTTGTCCAAGGAGTAGATTCAAGTAAGGGTTTCTTCCTAGTTGACCCTGACAGTAACCTACCCAGTACTCAGGAACGTGTTAAGGGTCCCCTAGCAGAGACAGGTTGGCAAGGTATCACTGCTCGAAGACCAACACATGATGAGTTCAGGGAAGCTATATCAGCAAATGATTTGTTTGT ATACATTGGTCATGGATCAGGGAGTCAGTACTTGCCAGGGGAACTAGTTGAGAGGTCTGAATGTCGAGCCCTTGCTCTCCTCTATGGATGCTCCTCAGTCAGGCTAGCTCCAAGGGGTCGTATACCTGACCCATGGGGTGTTGTCCTGAATTATCTCATTGCTTATTG tcCATGTGTTGTTGGAATGCTGTGGGAtgtgacagacaaagacacagacaacctGACTCTGGAGATGTTACGAGCCCTTCAAGGCATTAATGGGGTCCCAGGATCCCCACTGGCAAACCCACCCTCAGACATCCCACTGTTGGTTGCTCGATCGCGGTCCATTTGCCGTTGGTACCTAACGGCTGCGGCACTCACTGTGTATGGGCTACCTCTCCACGTGGTCAATAGTAATAGTGAATGA